The following are encoded together in the Ralstonia insidiosa genome:
- a CDS encoding type B 50S ribosomal protein L31 → MKEGIHPNYREVVFQDMSSDFKFVTRSTIQTKETITLDGKEYPLAKIEVSSESHPFYTGQQKVLDTAGRVEKFRNKFGSKIGKAAK, encoded by the coding sequence ATGAAAGAAGGCATTCACCCGAATTACCGCGAAGTCGTGTTCCAGGACATGTCCAGCGACTTCAAGTTCGTCACCCGCTCGACGATCCAGACCAAGGAAACGATCACGCTAGACGGCAAGGAATACCCGCTGGCCAAGATCGAAGTTTCGTCCGAATCGCACCCGTTCTACACGGGCCAGCAAAAGGTTCTGGATACGGCCGGTCGCGTCGAGAAGTTCCGCAACAAGTTCGGCAGCAAGATCGGCAAGGCTGCCAAGTAA
- a CDS encoding ArnT family glycosyltransferase, protein MNTTRVSRIRLTAAATRELPRWLLLAICVIYGLSGLFSRDPWKNEDAAGFGAMWTLATGNAQDWLMPNIVGRPVAQAGPLVFWIGGAFIRVFGQWFGPSDASRLATALFFFVTCACIWYGAYLLGRRAEVQPFEFVFGGQPNSRDYGRTLADGALLIFLACVGLAQRGHETTPLVGSLCFVAVTAYGLIRALDKPIQGSLTYGIGVGCLALAGGPILPLSITVAVLAAARATRVLPLRPLLTVALPVSVVLGCSWPATAYLLATNPNDAVAFVREWARFDRHQYAGPTAHSLGYIARNLPLFAWPVWPLATWAWKSWGGMRKAPHIVLPLAMLAPQLLLLLLQQQPSDDGFLLLIPPMAVMATFALPTLKRGAISAIDWFALLAFTVLGGTVWLLWIAKMTGFPPQLARNVYRIVPGYRPEFSWTALACALLVTAAWVLIVIWRTSRAPKAIWRAVVISAAGTTLMWVLMMTLWLPTINYAKTYRDVAQSAALALPRTYTCVQPIRMGDAQLASFAYFGHIRFGSPEDSCDILLRHDPYDYGAPSRVSNYEWNLIWEGRRPADRDEHFRMYRLTEAGAATHPPPTPSTTRRRKLRE, encoded by the coding sequence ATGAACACCACACGCGTCTCGCGCATCCGCCTGACTGCCGCCGCCACCCGTGAATTGCCGCGCTGGCTGCTGCTTGCCATCTGCGTGATCTACGGCCTGTCGGGCCTGTTCTCGCGCGACCCGTGGAAGAACGAAGACGCCGCCGGCTTCGGCGCGATGTGGACGCTAGCCACCGGCAACGCGCAAGACTGGTTGATGCCGAACATCGTCGGCCGCCCGGTCGCGCAAGCCGGCCCGCTGGTGTTCTGGATCGGCGGCGCATTCATCCGCGTATTCGGCCAGTGGTTTGGCCCGTCAGATGCGTCGCGCCTGGCGACGGCACTCTTCTTCTTTGTCACCTGTGCCTGCATCTGGTACGGCGCTTACCTGCTCGGCCGCCGCGCTGAAGTCCAGCCTTTCGAATTCGTCTTCGGCGGACAACCGAACTCACGCGACTACGGCCGCACGCTGGCCGACGGCGCCCTGCTGATCTTTCTCGCCTGCGTGGGCCTGGCGCAGCGCGGCCACGAGACCACGCCGCTGGTCGGCTCGCTATGCTTTGTCGCGGTGACGGCGTACGGGTTGATCCGCGCGCTCGACAAGCCCATCCAAGGCAGCCTGACTTACGGCATCGGCGTTGGGTGCCTGGCGCTTGCGGGCGGACCGATCCTGCCGCTCAGCATCACCGTCGCCGTGCTTGCCGCCGCGCGGGCAACACGCGTACTGCCGCTGCGCCCGCTGCTGACCGTGGCGCTGCCAGTGTCGGTGGTGCTCGGCTGCTCGTGGCCAGCCACGGCCTACCTGCTGGCCACCAACCCAAACGACGCCGTCGCCTTCGTTCGCGAGTGGGCACGCTTCGACCGCCACCAGTATGCTGGCCCAACCGCGCATTCGCTTGGCTACATTGCGCGCAACCTGCCGCTGTTCGCGTGGCCAGTATGGCCATTGGCCACATGGGCCTGGAAAAGCTGGGGCGGCATGCGCAAGGCGCCGCATATCGTGCTGCCGCTGGCCATGCTTGCCCCCCAGTTGTTGCTGCTTCTGTTGCAGCAGCAACCGAGTGACGACGGCTTCCTGCTGCTGATCCCGCCGATGGCCGTGATGGCCACGTTTGCCCTGCCAACACTCAAGCGTGGCGCCATCAGCGCAATCGATTGGTTTGCGCTGCTGGCCTTCACCGTTTTGGGCGGTACGGTATGGCTGCTGTGGATCGCCAAGATGACGGGCTTTCCGCCGCAACTTGCGCGCAACGTGTACCGCATCGTGCCTGGCTATCGGCCAGAGTTCAGCTGGACAGCGTTGGCCTGCGCACTGCTGGTGACGGCCGCGTGGGTGCTCATCGTCATATGGCGCACGTCGCGCGCACCCAAGGCCATCTGGCGCGCGGTGGTGATCTCTGCGGCCGGCACCACCCTGATGTGGGTGTTGATGATGACGCTGTGGCTGCCCACCATCAACTACGCCAAGACCTATCGCGATGTCGCACAATCGGCCGCACTCGCGCTGCCGCGCACGTATACCTGCGTGCAGCCGATTCGCATGGGCGATGCACAGCTCGCGTCGTTCGCCTACTTCGGCCACATCCGCTTCGGTAGCCCGGAAGACAGCTGCGACATCCTCCTGCGCCACGACCCGTACGACTACGGCGCACCTTCGCGCGTCTCGAACTATGAGTGGAATCTGATCTGGGAAGGCCGCCGCCCCGCCGACCGAGACGAGCACTTCCGCATGTACCGCCTGACGGAAGCTGGCGCCGCAACACATCCACCACCAACCCCATCCACCACGCGCCGGCGCAAGCTGCGCGAGTAA
- a CDS encoding MATE family efflux transporter — translation MFATDVRRIAALAWPVLIGQLAVIAFGVLDTAMAGRASAADLAAIGLGGSIYVTVYISLMGVLQALSPIAGQLYGAQRHSEIGEEVRQAIWLGLALAAIGMLLLWFPAPLLHLANASPELAEKATAYLRYEALALPAALGFRIYSALNNALSRPVMVTVLQLGGLVLKFPLNALFLYGGMGIPAMGGPGCALASMIISWLWFAAGAAILMRNPAYKPFKIFTQFSPPNRARLWALIRLGVPMGFTYLIEITSFTLMAIFIARLGTVVLAGHQIAANLGAVAYMVPLSLSIATSTLAAQSIGARDRTAARRISLNGIKLAVICAAIVGAAVLMLRHDLVSLYTHDAAVLAIAVPLLPFIAFYQMFDALQVMAAFILRAYKIALIPTVIYALSLWGVGLGGGYVLGFGLFGDGAAALRGAAGFWAANGLSLMVAGALLVSYFNRVSRTAY, via the coding sequence ATGTTCGCCACGGATGTCCGCCGTATTGCCGCACTCGCCTGGCCGGTTCTGATTGGCCAACTGGCCGTCATCGCCTTCGGAGTACTCGACACGGCGATGGCCGGGCGCGCATCGGCAGCAGATCTGGCGGCCATCGGACTCGGCGGGTCGATCTACGTCACCGTCTACATCAGCCTGATGGGCGTGCTTCAGGCGCTCTCGCCCATCGCAGGACAACTGTACGGCGCGCAAAGGCACAGCGAGATCGGTGAAGAAGTCCGCCAGGCCATCTGGCTTGGGCTGGCGCTGGCAGCCATCGGCATGCTGCTTCTGTGGTTTCCAGCCCCGCTGCTCCATCTGGCAAACGCCTCGCCGGAACTGGCGGAAAAGGCGACCGCCTATCTGCGCTATGAAGCACTCGCACTGCCTGCGGCGCTTGGCTTCCGGATCTACTCGGCGCTGAACAACGCGCTGTCGCGCCCGGTGATGGTAACGGTGCTGCAGCTCGGCGGCCTTGTGCTCAAGTTCCCGCTCAACGCGTTGTTCCTATACGGCGGCATGGGCATTCCGGCAATGGGCGGCCCGGGCTGTGCGCTGGCCTCCATGATCATCAGCTGGCTGTGGTTTGCCGCCGGCGCGGCCATCCTGATGCGCAATCCGGCATACAAGCCATTCAAGATTTTCACGCAGTTCTCGCCGCCGAATCGTGCGCGGCTATGGGCGTTGATCCGCCTGGGCGTACCGATGGGTTTCACCTACCTGATTGAGATCACCTCGTTCACGCTGATGGCGATCTTCATTGCGCGGCTGGGCACGGTGGTACTCGCCGGGCATCAGATTGCCGCCAACCTCGGGGCGGTGGCGTACATGGTGCCGCTGTCGCTGTCGATTGCGACCTCCACGCTGGCAGCACAATCGATCGGCGCCCGCGATCGCACAGCCGCGCGGCGCATCTCGTTGAACGGCATCAAGCTGGCAGTGATATGTGCGGCGATTGTCGGTGCCGCAGTGCTGATGCTCCGTCACGATTTGGTCAGCCTGTACACGCATGACGCGGCCGTCCTGGCGATTGCGGTGCCGCTGCTGCCCTTCATCGCGTTCTACCAGATGTTCGATGCATTGCAGGTGATGGCCGCGTTCATTCTGCGCGCCTACAAGATCGCGCTGATCCCAACCGTCATCTACGCGCTCTCGCTATGGGGCGTTGGTTTGGGCGGTGGCTATGTGCTTGGCTTCGGGCTTTTTGGAGACGGTGCCGCAGCACTGCGCGGGGCTGCAGGCTTCTGGGCAGCCAATGGCTTGAGCTTGATGGTGGCCGGCGCCCTGCTGGTTAGCTATTTCAACCGCGTCAGCCGCACTGCCTATTAA
- the gltX gene encoding glutamate--tRNA ligase has product MTQRVRTRFAPSPTGFIHLGNIRSALYPWAFARKMKGDFILRIEDTDVERSSQEAVDVILEAMDWLEMDIDEGPFYQMQRMDRYREVIAQMVQQELVYPCYMSTEELDALRDAQRERGEKPRYDGTWRPEPGKVLPTPPAGVQPVMRFKNPIGGSVVWDDAVKGRIEISNDELDDLVIARPDGTPTYNFCVVVDDMDMQITHVIRGDDHVNNTPRQINILRALGGTPPVYAHLPTVLNEQGEKMSKRHGAMSVTGYRDAGYLPEAIVNYLARLGWAHGDAEIFSREQFVEWFDLEHLGKSPAQYNPEKLAWLNNHYIKQADNARLAELVKPFIEELGGKVDGGPVLADVIALVKDRANTLREVAQTALLFYRTDLTIEPELAAQHLTDDVRPGIAALTEKLGALPEWKREAIGAAFKEVLAAQGWKMPKLAMPVRLLVAGQLQTPSIDAVLELFGRDVVLRRLAA; this is encoded by the coding sequence ATGACTCAGCGCGTCCGCACCCGTTTCGCCCCCAGCCCGACCGGCTTCATCCACCTCGGCAACATTCGCTCGGCTCTTTATCCGTGGGCCTTCGCTCGCAAGATGAAAGGCGATTTCATCCTGCGTATCGAAGACACCGATGTTGAGCGCTCCAGCCAGGAAGCCGTTGATGTGATCCTGGAAGCGATGGACTGGCTGGAAATGGACATCGACGAAGGCCCGTTCTATCAGATGCAGCGCATGGACCGTTACCGTGAGGTGATCGCCCAGATGGTCCAGCAGGAGTTGGTCTATCCCTGTTACATGAGCACGGAAGAACTCGACGCTCTGCGCGACGCACAACGCGAGCGCGGCGAAAAGCCCCGCTACGACGGCACGTGGCGCCCCGAGCCGGGCAAGGTTCTGCCGACCCCGCCGGCTGGTGTGCAGCCCGTGATGCGTTTCAAGAACCCCATTGGCGGCAGCGTGGTGTGGGACGACGCCGTCAAGGGTCGGATCGAAATCTCCAATGATGAGCTGGACGACCTCGTCATCGCGCGCCCGGATGGCACGCCCACGTACAACTTCTGCGTGGTCGTCGACGACATGGACATGCAGATCACCCACGTGATCCGCGGTGACGACCATGTCAACAACACGCCGCGCCAAATCAACATCTTGCGCGCATTGGGTGGCACGCCGCCGGTTTATGCCCACTTGCCAACCGTGCTCAATGAGCAGGGCGAGAAGATGAGTAAGCGCCACGGCGCCATGAGCGTGACCGGCTACCGCGATGCCGGCTACCTGCCCGAAGCCATCGTCAACTACCTGGCCCGCCTGGGCTGGGCACACGGCGATGCCGAGATCTTCTCGCGCGAGCAGTTTGTCGAGTGGTTCGATCTGGAACATCTGGGTAAGTCGCCCGCGCAGTACAACCCTGAGAAGCTCGCTTGGCTGAACAACCACTACATCAAGCAGGCCGACAATGCCCGTCTGGCTGAACTGGTGAAGCCGTTCATTGAAGAACTGGGCGGCAAGGTTGATGGCGGCCCCGTCCTAGCGGATGTGATTGCGCTAGTGAAGGATCGCGCCAACACGCTGCGCGAAGTCGCACAGACTGCGCTGCTGTTCTACCGCACGGATCTGACCATCGAGCCGGAACTCGCCGCGCAGCATCTGACCGACGACGTGCGTCCTGGTATTGCCGCACTGACCGAAAAGCTCGGCGCGTTGCCTGAGTGGAAGCGCGAGGCCATCGGTGCGGCTTTCAAGGAAGTGCTGGCTGCGCAGGGCTGGAAGATGCCCAAGCTGGCCATGCCGGTGCGCTTGCTGGTGGCTGGTCAACTGCAGACGCCGTCGATTGACGCGGTGTTGGAACTGTTCGGCCGCGATGTCGTTCTGCGCCGTTTGGCGGCGTGA
- a CDS encoding patatin-like phospholipase family protein, translating to MQRRLFLGAAGASLLSACTVTGFSSGKTETPVTPPTAVLPPTAQPATQPVRIGLALGGGAARGFAHIGVIKMLEAQGIQIDFITGTSAGSVVAAIYASGMSGLEMNRMALKMDEAMIADWALPFGTRFGGWLKGEALEKYINRLVKQKTIEQMRTPLGIVATDLASGKPILFRRGNTGQAVRASCSIPGVFQPVTIGGRQYVDGGLVAPVPVSYVKQMGATFVIAVNISADPSNQAVSGQASMLLQTTAIMGQSINKTELAQADVVITPSLPFVKGSDFTARNEAILAGEQAAQAAMPLLREKLRLPQTAVTAH from the coding sequence ATGCAACGCCGCCTCTTTCTGGGTGCCGCCGGCGCCTCCCTGCTCTCTGCCTGCACCGTGACGGGCTTTTCGTCCGGCAAGACTGAAACCCCCGTGACGCCACCGACGGCCGTGCTGCCGCCCACGGCACAGCCTGCCACCCAGCCCGTACGCATCGGGCTGGCACTGGGCGGTGGCGCCGCGCGCGGTTTCGCGCACATCGGCGTTATCAAGATGCTGGAGGCGCAAGGCATCCAGATCGACTTCATTACCGGCACAAGCGCAGGCAGCGTGGTGGCGGCCATCTACGCGTCGGGCATGTCCGGCCTGGAGATGAATCGCATGGCACTCAAGATGGACGAGGCCATGATTGCCGACTGGGCACTGCCGTTCGGCACGCGCTTTGGCGGCTGGCTCAAGGGCGAGGCGCTGGAGAAATACATCAACCGCCTCGTCAAGCAGAAGACCATCGAACAGATGCGCACTCCGCTGGGCATCGTTGCCACGGATCTAGCCAGCGGCAAGCCGATCCTGTTCCGCCGCGGCAATACTGGTCAGGCGGTGCGCGCGTCGTGCAGCATCCCCGGCGTGTTCCAACCGGTGACGATCGGCGGGCGCCAATATGTGGATGGCGGACTGGTGGCGCCAGTGCCCGTTTCGTACGTCAAGCAGATGGGTGCAACGTTCGTGATTGCGGTGAACATCTCCGCAGACCCATCCAACCAGGCGGTCTCGGGTCAGGCCAGCATGCTGCTGCAGACAACGGCCATCATGGGCCAGAGCATCAACAAGACCGAATTGGCGCAAGCCGACGTGGTGATCACGCCATCCTTGCCGTTTGTGAAGGGCAGCGACTTTACCGCGCGCAACGAGGCCATTCTCGCCGGCGAGCAAGCCGCACAGGCCGCCATGCCGCTGCTGCGCGAAAAGCTGCGCTTGCCGCAGACCGCCGTAACCGCACACTGA
- a CDS encoding C40 family peptidase → MQHFVLHSMARLAVGVVIGCSVIVSSAVQADTVFKDTEVRADAKPEAKPGLISNVMTKTGDVVMNALGMIGLRYRFGGNTPESGLDCSGFVRYVFNDTFGFLLPRRAVEMSRVGTSVETAELRPGDLVFFNTMRHTFSHVGIYIGDNKFVHAPSTGSKIRVDDMTASYWVSRYNGARRIEGNSGTPIKDGADNFVEQLKRVDPNAAGKPLALYGG, encoded by the coding sequence ATGCAGCACTTCGTACTTCATTCCATGGCGCGCCTGGCGGTAGGGGTTGTGATCGGCTGCAGCGTGATCGTGTCGAGTGCAGTGCAGGCTGATACGGTCTTCAAGGACACGGAAGTTCGTGCCGACGCGAAGCCGGAAGCCAAGCCTGGTCTTATCTCCAACGTCATGACCAAAACCGGCGACGTCGTCATGAACGCGCTGGGCATGATTGGTCTGCGCTACCGTTTCGGCGGCAATACGCCGGAATCGGGCCTCGACTGCAGCGGCTTCGTCCGCTATGTCTTCAACGACACGTTCGGTTTTCTGCTGCCGCGCCGCGCTGTTGAAATGAGCCGCGTTGGCACCAGCGTCGAGACGGCTGAACTGCGTCCGGGCGACTTGGTGTTCTTCAACACCATGCGCCACACGTTCTCGCACGTCGGCATTTATATCGGCGACAACAAGTTTGTACACGCGCCCTCCACGGGCAGCAAGATTCGCGTGGATGACATGACCGCCTCGTACTGGGTGTCGCGCTACAACGGTGCACGTCGCATCGAAGGCAACTCCGGCACCCCGATCAAGGACGGTGCCGACAACTTTGTCGAGCAGCTCAAGCGCGTGGATCCAAACGCTGCCGGCAAGCCGCTGGCACTGTATGGCGGCTGA
- a CDS encoding ABC transporter ATP-binding protein: MTRVDLRSSAPKYDGPLLRLDDLCVHFESEHGEATEAVKNVSLDLHAGERFALVGESGSGKSVTALSIMRLLADAHYSGRILLEGRDLLAASEREMRGLRGADVAMVFQEPMTALNPLYSIGNQIVETLELHEGLDKRAAKARAIALLERTGIAEAPRRFDAFPHQLSGGQRQRAMIAMALACSPKLLLADEPTTALDVTVRMQILQLLRELQGEFGMAIMLITHDLNMVRAFAERVGVMERGVLVESGDTATVFAAPQHPYTVRLLESRPQRDVLPLVPLAPVLLEADKLTVTYERHRPGFAGWFRSDPFTAVDAVSLQLREGETLGIVGESGSGKTTLAQTLLGLQTPKGGELRFLGNSLLHISRDERRAVRARMQVVFQDPYGSLSPRMTIEEIVGEGLALHQPHVNPTERRHRVIEALREVGLDRTALGRYPHEFSGGQRQRIAIARVLILKPQVLVLDEPTSALDVSIQQQVLSLLGALQKKYNLSYLFISHDLAVIRAMSHRVVVMKDGKVVEEGDTEAVLASPSHPYTCKLMAAASLVPSRDNP, translated from the coding sequence ATGACCCGCGTTGATCTGCGCTCCTCCGCGCCCAAGTACGACGGCCCGCTGTTGCGGCTGGATGACCTGTGCGTGCACTTCGAATCCGAACACGGTGAGGCCACCGAGGCTGTCAAGAATGTCTCGCTCGACCTGCATGCCGGCGAGCGCTTTGCGCTGGTGGGGGAGTCGGGCTCGGGCAAGTCGGTCACGGCGCTGTCGATCATGCGCTTGCTGGCTGACGCGCACTACAGCGGCCGCATCCTGCTGGAAGGTCGCGACCTGCTGGCCGCCAGCGAGCGCGAGATGCGCGGCCTGCGTGGCGCCGACGTGGCCATGGTGTTCCAGGAGCCCATGACGGCGCTCAACCCGCTGTACAGCATCGGCAACCAGATCGTCGAGACACTGGAACTGCACGAGGGCCTGGACAAGCGGGCCGCCAAGGCACGTGCGATCGCGTTGCTGGAGCGCACTGGCATCGCCGAGGCACCACGCCGTTTCGATGCCTTCCCGCACCAACTCTCGGGCGGCCAGCGACAGCGTGCAATGATCGCCATGGCGCTGGCGTGCTCGCCCAAGCTGTTGTTGGCGGATGAGCCGACCACCGCGCTGGACGTCACCGTACGCATGCAGATCCTGCAGTTGCTGCGCGAGCTGCAGGGCGAATTCGGCATGGCCATCATGCTGATCACGCACGACCTGAACATGGTGCGCGCTTTTGCCGAGCGGGTTGGTGTGATGGAGCGGGGTGTGCTGGTTGAGTCCGGTGATACCGCAACCGTATTCGCGGCCCCGCAACATCCGTACACCGTGCGCCTGCTGGAAAGCCGACCGCAGCGCGACGTGCTGCCGCTGGTGCCACTCGCGCCCGTGCTGCTCGAGGCAGATAAGCTGACCGTCACGTACGAGCGCCATCGCCCGGGGTTTGCGGGCTGGTTCCGCAGCGATCCGTTCACCGCGGTCGACGCCGTCTCGCTGCAATTGCGCGAAGGTGAGACGCTCGGCATCGTTGGTGAGTCTGGCTCCGGCAAGACCACGCTCGCGCAGACGCTGCTCGGGCTGCAAACGCCTAAGGGCGGTGAGTTGCGCTTTCTCGGCAACTCACTGCTGCACATCTCGCGCGATGAGCGCCGCGCGGTACGTGCGCGCATGCAGGTGGTGTTTCAAGATCCCTACGGCTCACTCTCACCCCGCATGACGATCGAAGAGATTGTCGGCGAGGGTTTGGCGCTGCATCAACCGCACGTGAACCCGACCGAGCGCCGGCATCGCGTGATCGAAGCGCTGCGTGAAGTGGGGCTGGATCGCACCGCGCTGGGGCGTTATCCGCACGAGTTTTCTGGCGGACAGCGCCAGCGCATTGCCATTGCGCGCGTGCTCATCCTCAAGCCGCAGGTGCTGGTGCTCGATGAGCCGACCTCGGCACTTGATGTGTCGATCCAGCAGCAGGTGCTGTCGCTGCTGGGCGCCCTTCAGAAAAAGTACAACCTGTCGTATCTATTCATCAGCCATGACCTCGCCGTCATCCGTGCGATGTCACATCGCGTAGTCGTGATGAAGGACGGCAAAGTGGTGGAAGAGGGCGACACGGAAGCGGTTTTGGCATCACCTTCCCACCCCTACACCTGCAAACTGATGGCCGCCGCGTCGCTCGTCCCGTCGAGGGATAACCCGTAA
- a CDS encoding ABC transporter permease, whose translation MTQYSRASAHPSNMATPHAVRHSLSPLRRAWRRFKQHRLGYWSLILFVVLFVLSMGGELISNDRPLVVKYHGTWYFPIVKTYPETTFGGDFPTPTDYLDPYIRDKFKEPGSFAIYPPNPYSYETLNYFSKEPNPAPPSAENWLGTDDRGRDVFARLLYGFRVSVLFGLALTLIGVVVGTLTGALMGFFGGRFDLWAQRLIEVWSSMPELYLLIIFASIFTPSLGLLIILLSLFGWMSLSDYVRAEFYRNRSLDYVKAARTMGLSSWQIMWRHIMPNSLTPVITFLPFRMSAAILALTSLDFLGLGVPPSTPSLGELLAQGKANLDAWWISLSTFVVLVLTLVLLTFMGDALRDAFDTRLSFAQLRARQKPAGVK comes from the coding sequence ATGACTCAGTACTCCCGCGCTTCCGCACATCCGTCAAACATGGCGACGCCGCATGCGGTGCGGCATTCGCTGTCGCCGCTCAGGCGCGCGTGGCGACGCTTCAAGCAACACCGGCTGGGTTACTGGAGCCTGATTCTGTTCGTGGTGCTGTTTGTGCTCAGCATGGGCGGCGAGCTCATCTCGAATGATCGGCCGCTGGTGGTGAAGTACCACGGCACCTGGTATTTCCCTATCGTGAAGACCTACCCGGAGACCACGTTCGGCGGCGACTTCCCGACCCCCACGGACTACCTCGATCCGTATATTCGCGACAAGTTCAAGGAGCCGGGCAGCTTTGCGATCTACCCGCCCAATCCGTATTCGTACGAGACGCTGAACTACTTTTCGAAGGAGCCCAACCCGGCGCCACCCTCGGCCGAGAACTGGCTCGGCACGGACGATCGTGGCCGCGACGTGTTTGCGCGGCTGCTGTACGGTTTCCGAGTGTCGGTGCTGTTCGGGCTGGCGCTTACGCTGATCGGGGTGGTTGTCGGCACGCTCACTGGCGCGCTGATGGGCTTCTTTGGCGGGCGCTTTGATCTGTGGGCGCAGCGGCTGATCGAAGTTTGGAGCTCCATGCCGGAGCTGTACCTGCTGATCATCTTTGCGTCGATCTTCACGCCGAGTCTCGGGCTGCTGATCATCCTGCTGTCGCTGTTCGGCTGGATGAGCCTGTCCGACTATGTGCGCGCCGAGTTCTATCGCAACCGCTCGCTTGACTATGTGAAGGCCGCACGAACGATGGGGCTCTCCAGTTGGCAGATCATGTGGCGCCACATCATGCCTAACAGCTTGACGCCGGTCATCACGTTCCTGCCGTTCCGCATGAGCGCGGCCATCCTGGCGTTGACCAGCCTCGATTTTCTCGGTCTGGGCGTGCCGCCATCCACGCCTAGCCTGGGTGAGTTGCTCGCGCAGGGCAAGGCCAACTTGGATGCATGGTGGATTTCGCTGTCGACCTTCGTGGTGCTCGTGTTGACCCTCGTGTTGCTGACCTTCATGGGCGACGCACTGCGCGACGCCTTCGACACGCGCCTGTCGTTCGCGCAACTGCGCGCGCGCCAGAAACCGGCGGGGGTGAAATGA
- a CDS encoding microcin C ABC transporter permease YejB, whose translation MFAYLIKRLLLLIPTLIGVVTLTFAVIQFVPGGPVEQMMMEMKGRNGAGEASGGGAFDYRGRRGVDAEKIKEIRALYGFDKGPVERYFLMLGRFARFDLGESYFQHRSVWELIKSKLPVSISIGLWTFFLTYLIAVPLGIAKAVRAGSRFDLVTSIIVLVGYAIPGFVLGVLLLVLFGGGTFFQWFPIRGITSDNWDQLSLLGKVTDYLWHIALPVTASVVGSFAVITMLTKNAFLEEIRKQYVLTARSKGLSERRVLWKHIFRNALLPLVTGFPAAFIGAFFTGSLLIEQLFSLDGMGLLSYEAVMRRDYPVVLGTLYLFTLIGLGARLISDVCYVLVDPRIHFGSVGR comes from the coding sequence ATGTTTGCCTACCTGATCAAACGGCTGCTGCTTCTGATTCCGACGCTCATTGGCGTGGTCACGCTCACCTTTGCGGTGATCCAGTTCGTGCCCGGTGGCCCGGTAGAGCAGATGATGATGGAGATGAAAGGGCGCAACGGCGCTGGCGAGGCCAGCGGTGGCGGTGCCTTCGACTACCGCGGCCGCCGCGGTGTCGACGCCGAGAAGATCAAGGAGATCCGCGCGCTGTACGGTTTTGATAAAGGTCCGGTCGAGCGCTACTTCCTGATGCTGGGCCGCTTTGCCCGTTTTGATCTGGGCGAGAGCTACTTCCAGCACCGTAGCGTGTGGGAACTCATCAAGTCCAAGTTGCCGGTATCGATCTCGATCGGGCTGTGGACGTTCTTCCTGACCTATCTGATAGCGGTGCCGCTCGGCATCGCCAAGGCGGTGCGGGCGGGCAGTCGGTTCGATCTGGTGACGAGCATCATCGTGCTGGTCGGTTACGCCATTCCAGGCTTCGTGCTGGGTGTGCTGTTGCTGGTGCTGTTTGGGGGCGGAACGTTCTTCCAGTGGTTCCCCATTCGCGGTATCACCTCTGACAACTGGGATCAGCTCAGTTTGCTTGGCAAGGTAACGGACTACCTCTGGCACATCGCCCTGCCCGTGACGGCATCCGTGGTGGGCAGCTTTGCCGTGATTACCATGCTGACGAAAAACGCGTTTCTGGAGGAGATCCGCAAACAGTACGTGTTGACGGCGCGCAGCAAAGGCCTGTCGGAGCGACGCGTGCTGTGGAAGCACATCTTCCGCAATGCCTTGCTGCCGCTGGTGACCGGTTTCCCGGCGGCCTTCATCGGCGCGTTCTTCACGGGCTCGCTGCTGATCGAACAGCTGTTCTCGCTCGACGGCATGGGGTTGCTGTCGTACGAAGCGGTGATGCGCCGTGACTACCCGGTTGTGCTCGGCACGCTGTACCTGTTCACGTTGATTGGTCTGGGGGCGCGATTGATCTCTGACGTGTGCTACGTGCTGGTTGATCCGCGCATCCACTTTGGCTCGGTCGGGCGATAG